The following proteins come from a genomic window of Malus sylvestris chromosome 4, drMalSylv7.2, whole genome shotgun sequence:
- the LOC126617747 gene encoding legumain — translation MAVQHQSKLMISNYTVSWISLFLFVLLIQAIGGGRAARLERWDSGIRLPSEKDKPEDVHHKEPGTRWAVLVAGSNGYGNYRHQADICHAYQLLKKGGLKEENIVVFMYDDIAKHLMNPRPGVIINHPQGGDVYAGVPKDYTGEQVTAANLYAVLLGDKKAVKGGSGKVVDSKPNDRIFLYYSDHGGPGVLGMPNMPFLYAMDFIEVLKKKHASGSYKEMVIYIEACESGSIFEGIMPKDLNIYVTTASNAQENSFGTYCPGMDPPPPPEYITCLGDLYSVSWMEDSERHNLKKETIEQQYLVVKQRTSNSNNYDVGSHVMEYGSKNITQEKLYLYLGFDPASVNLPPNNGQLEKPMEVVNQRDAEIFYMWQMYKRSEHGSGKSREILNEIKETMRHRTHLDASIQFIGTFLYGPGKGPSTLNSVRALGQPLVDDWGCLKSMVRVFETHCGSLTQYGMKHMRAFANICNSGVSEAEMAEACSAACNGHEVGQLHPSNKGYSA, via the exons ATGGCGGTCCAACATCAGTCCAAGTTGATGATTAGTAACTATACTGTGTCGTGGATatcgttgtttttgtttgtactGCTCATCCAAGCTATAGGTGGAGGCCGAGCCGCCCGGTTGGAGCGGTGGGACTCTGGAATCCGGTTGCCATCCGAGAAAGATAAACCGGAAGATGTTCATCACAAAGAACCGGGTACAAGATGGGCGGTTCTTGTAGCCGGTTCAAACGGGTATGGAAACTACAGGCATCAG GCGGATATTTGCCACGCATATCAGTTACTGAAAAAAGGTGGGCTTAAGGAGGAGAACATAGTGGTATTTATGTACGACGACATAGCCAAGCACTTAATGAATCCGAGGCCGGGAGTTATCATCAACCATCCTCAGGGTGGTGATGTTTATGCCGGCGTGCCTAAg GATTACACTGGTGAGCAAGTAACCGCAGCGAATCTGTATGCAGTCCTCCTTGGGGACAAAAAGGCCGTGAAGGGCGGCAGTGGGAAGGTTGTGGACAGCAAACCTAATGATAGGATCTTTTTATACTACTCAGATCATGGGGGTCCTGGTGTCCTTG GGATGCCAAACATGCCCTTCCTTTATGCCATGGATTTTATTGAGGTTTTGAAGAAGAAACATGCATCGGGGAGCTATAAAGAGATG GTTATATATATAGAAGCTTGTGAGAGTGGGAGCATATTCGAAGGCATTATGCCAAAAGACCTTAACATTTATGTGACTACAGCATCAAATGCACAAGAGAACAGCTTTGGAACTTACTGTCCTGGGATGGACCCCCCACCACCACCTGAATATATCACTTGCTTGGGGGACTTGTACAGTGTTTCTTGGATGGAAGATAG CGAGAGGCACAATCtgaagaaagaaacaattgAACAACAGTATCTGGTG GTAAAGCAACGGACCTCCAATTCAAACAATTACGATGTGGGATCGCATGTGATGGAATACGGGAGCAAAAACATTACACAAGAAAAGCTGTATTTGTACCTAGGTTTTGATCCTGCCTCTGTGAACTTGCCTCCTAACAACGGCCAATTAGAAAAGCCTATGGAAGTTGTCAACCAGAGAGATGCAGAGATTTTCTACATGTGGCAAATG TACAAAAGATCAGAACATGGATCTGGAAAAAGTAGAGAAATCCTCAATGAGATCAAAGAAACAATGAGGCATAGGACTCACTTGGATGCAAGCATTCAGTTCATTGGAACATTTCTCTATGGACCCGGAAAAGGTCCCTCTACACTCAATTCTGTGAGAGCTCTTGGTCAACCCCTTGTGGACGATTGGGGATGCTTAAAATCTATG GTTCGTGTGTTCGAAACACACTGCGGGTCATTGACTCAGTATGGCATGAAACATATGCGCGCATTTGCCAACATCTGCAACAGCGGAGTATCTGAAGCCGAAATGGCGGAAGCTTGTTCTGCCGCCTGCAACGGGCATGAAGTTGGCCAATTGCATCCTTCCAACAAAGGCTATAGTGCCTGA